A single Triticum dicoccoides isolate Atlit2015 ecotype Zavitan chromosome 2A, WEW_v2.0, whole genome shotgun sequence DNA region contains:
- the LOC119356504 gene encoding protein NOI4-like: MAMANNPTKSGHYAQNKGRSLPKFGEWDVKNPATADGFTVIFQRARDDKKTTAGPGRPGIPPAFRNADGGNGTIKTGNGYPYARVATPKRSKKKSWFSCTSCRF; encoded by the exons ATGGCCATGGCGAACAACCCCACG AAATCCGGACACTACGCGCAGAACAAGGGCCGGTCGCTGCCCAAGTTCGGGGAGTGGGACGTGAAGAACCCGGCCACGGCCGACGGCTTCACCGTCATATTCCAGCGAGCCCGCGACGACAAGAAGACGACCGCTGGCCCCGGGAGGCCGGGCATCCCGCCGGCCTTCAGGAACGCCGACGGCGGCAACGGCACCATCAAAACCGGCAACGGCTACCCGTACGCCAGGGTGGCTACACCCAAACGGTCCAAG AAGAAGAGCTGGTTCTCCTGCACCAGCTGCCGATTCTGA
- the LOC119356503 gene encoding nucleolin 2-like — protein sequence MGKSSKKSAVAVAPAAGLVPDGKSGKKGKRNAEDDIEKAASGKKQKTAPEKAVPVKNYLKVKKVPPKKVKSSSSDEDSSESEDEVMVQPKKAAPSAKQESSSDSSDESSSDDEPAKKPATASKKPAALASNGSKKVKSDSSSSDSSSDEDVMVPPKKAAQSAKQESSSDGSDESSSDDEPAKKPAAASKKPAAKTEDSDSSSSDEDEDMLPAKAPATAKKIEESSESSDSESSDSEKPATEVKNSAVATAQKKNQDGSDSDSDESSDEDMVTKKPVAKKVVESSESSDSDSEEEDTTAKPVQSSKAVAVKKGKESSDSSDSDSDSDSEEDTTAKTVSVKKEESSGSSDSDSDSDSDEPAKSTIPAKRPLTTEKKSEHSKDDSDDSSDESDEEEPPQKKPKDSSSGAAKPVSKAAKKESSDDDDSSEESSDSDEEKSKSVSVAKSKQNEPKTPASSGQATTGSKTLFVGNLSYNVETEQVKQFFGEAGEVMDIRFATADDGSFKGFAHVEFATTEAAQKAYELNGGDLAGRPVRLDFARERGAMTPGSGRDNSSFKKPGQSSTAFVRGFDSSLGEDEIRSSLQDHFSSCGDIRRVSIPKDYDTGASKGIAYIEFDDISSLPKALELNGSNIGEGLSLFVDEAKPRADNRDGADSGNRSAGRFNGGGGRRGRFDGGGGRRGGRFDGGSGRRGGGRFGRGDRGGRSDRGRGRGGAPPRQSAGTPSAGKKITFGDD from the exons ATGGGTAAGTCGAGCAAGAAGTCTGCTGTTGCGGTTGCACCTGCCGCTGGGCTGGTCCCAGATGGAAAATCTGGAAAGAAAG GCAAGAGGAATGCGGAAGATGACATCGAGAAGGCTGCCAGTGGCAAGAAGCAGAAAACTGCACCTGAGAAGGCCGTGCCTGTGAAGAATTATCTTAAAGTCAAGAAGGTTCCTCCAAAGAAGGTCAAGAGCAGCAGTTCTGATGAGGATTCTTCAGAATCCGAGGACGAG GTGATGGTTCAACCAAAGAAGGCTGCACCGTCTGCTAAACAGGAGTCCAGCTCTGATAGCAGCGATGAGAGCAGTTCTGATGACGAACCTGCAAAAAAGCCTGCTACTGCTTCAAAGAAACCTGCTGCACTTGCTAGCAATGGTTCAAAGAAAGTCAAGTCTGACAGCAGCAGCTCTGACAGCAGCTCCGATGAGGAT GTGATGGTCCCACCCAAGAAGGCTGCACAATCTGCTAAACAGGAGTCCAGCTCTGATGGTAGTGACGAGAGCAGCTCCGATGATGAACCTGCAAAGAAACCTGCTGCCGCTTCAAAGAAACCTGCTGCAAAGACTGAAGATTCAGATAGCAGCAGCTCTGATGAGGATGAA GATATGCTTCCCGCTAAAGCACCAGCAACAGCCAAGAAGATTGAAGAATCCAGTGAAAGTTCTGATTCTGAAAGCTCTGACTCTGAG AAGCCAGCTACTGAAGTGAAGAATTCTGCGGTTGCCACTGCACAAAAGAAAAACCAGGACGGCTCTGACAGTGATTCTGATGAATCATCAGATGAG GATATGGTCACTAAAAAACCAGTAGCCAAGAAAGTGGTAGAATCCAGTGAAAGTTCTGATTCTGACTCTGAGGAGGAG GATACCACTGCTAAACCAGTTCAATCTTCCAAGGCTGTTGCTGTTAAGAAGGGCAAAGAATCTAGTGATAGCTCAGATTCTGACTCAGATTCAGATTCTGAAGAA GATACCACCGCTAAAACAGTTTCTGTGAAGAAAGAAGAATCTAGTGGCAGCTCAGATAGTGACTCGGATTCAGATTCTGATGAA CCAGCAAAATCTACTATTCCTGCGAAGAGGCCTCTGACAACAGAGAAAAAGAGTGAACAT TCCAAGGATGATTCTGATGATAGTTCTGATGAGagtgatgaggaagagcctccacaaaAGAAGCCTAAG GATTCATCTTCTGGTGCTGCCAAGCCAGTCTCTAAGGCTGCCAAGAAAGAAAGCAGTGATGATGATGACAGTTCTGAAGAGAGCTCTGACAGTGATGAGGAAAAGAGTAAATCGGTGTCGGTGGCAAAATCCAAGCAGaacgaa CCAAAAACTCCTGCCAGCAGTGGTCAAGCTACTACTGGGTCAAAGACCCTTTTTGTTGGGAATCTGTCATACAATGTGGAGACTGAACAAGT GAAGCAATTTTTTGGGGAGGCTGGTGAGGTTATGGATATTCGTTTTGCTACCGCTGATGATGGGAGCTTCAAGGGTTTTGCACATGTTGAATTTGCTACAACTGAAGCTGCTCAAAAG GCATACGAATTAAATGGAGGAGATTTGGCGGGGAGGCCTGTCAGGCTTGATTTTGCTCGTGAGCGAGGCGCGATGACTCCTGGCAGCGG GAGGGATAATAGTTCTTTCAAGAAGCCTGGTCAAAGCAGTACTGCCTTTGTTAGAGGGTTTGATTCATCTCTTGGGGAGGATGAG ATCCGAAGCTCGCTTCAAGATCATTTTAGCTCATGTGGAGATATTAGAAGAGTTTCAATCCCAAAGGATTATGATACTGGCGCAAGCAAAGG GATAGCGTACATAGAATTTGATGACATCAGTTCTTTGCCCAAAGCGCTCGAGCTGAACGGGTCTAACATTGGAGAAGGCTTGAGCTTGTTTGTTGATGAAGCCAAGCCTAGGGCAGATAACAGAGATGGCGCTGATAGTGGTAACAGGAGCGCAGGAAGATTTAACGGGGGTGGGGGCCGCAGAGGAAGATTTGACGGGGGCGGGGGCCGCAGAGGTGGAAGGTTTGACGGGGGCTCGGGCCGCAGAGGTGGTGGAAGATTCGGCCGGGGTGACAGAGGCGGCCGGAGTGACAGGGGCcgtggtcggggtggtgcacccccCAGGCAGAGTGCTGGCACACCTAGTGCAG GGAAGAAGATAACTTTCGGTGATGACTGA